The Faecalibacter sp. LW9 genome has a segment encoding these proteins:
- a CDS encoding YceI family protein: MKKIAIVLGVIGVTMFSCFENKTEQMVDSAVEEIEVSQEEPSDIVEGVVKNSTVQWTGFKTSEKVAVSGTFDAVQVTDTKEGKTPEEVLQGAKVRVVVSSINSGLEDRDGKLKMIFFGAMENTSDIYGVINFKGGKTYITFTLNNVSKEYEVTSKFENNIFTINTTVDLVDFNANPAVEALNKACGDLHKGADGISKTWTEVEIQGQIEFTEDFGK; this comes from the coding sequence ATGAAAAAAATTGCAATAGTATTAGGAGTAATTGGAGTAACCATGTTTAGTTGTTTTGAAAATAAAACAGAGCAAATGGTGGATTCCGCAGTAGAAGAAATTGAAGTGTCTCAAGAAGAACCATCGGATATTGTAGAAGGTGTTGTAAAAAACTCTACAGTTCAATGGACAGGATTTAAAACAAGTGAAAAAGTTGCCGTGTCTGGAACATTTGATGCAGTACAAGTAACGGATACAAAGGAAGGAAAAACTCCAGAAGAAGTTCTACAAGGTGCTAAAGTCCGTGTGGTTGTTTCATCCATTAATTCAGGCTTAGAAGATCGTGACGGGAAACTAAAAATGATCTTTTTTGGAGCAATGGAAAACACATCAGATATTTATGGTGTAATTAATTTTAAAGGAGGTAAAACCTACATTACTTTTACCTTAAACAATGTATCAAAAGAATACGAAGTAACATCAAAATTTGAAAATAACATCTTTACAATAAATACAACGGTTGATTTAGTTGATTTCAATGCTAATCCAGCAGTAGAAGCTTTAAACAAAGCGTGCGGTGATTTACATAAAGGTGCGGATGGAATCTCTAAAACATGGACTGAAGTTGAAATCCAAGGTCAAATTGAATTTACAGAAGATTTCGGTAAATAA